From Tripterygium wilfordii isolate XIE 37 chromosome 13, ASM1340144v1, whole genome shotgun sequence, the proteins below share one genomic window:
- the LOC120013205 gene encoding probable mediator of RNA polymerase II transcription subunit 26b encodes MKSASLDHWRDYFRSANAGIFDIIDHAFMVAAADCPKEFRLRRDRIAEKLFCCRFNRCSDQVESPVTGRPVSAISDDGGDDEEDERVCKRGFQREFGEGGSKESKVNSTSIDDQDNEEMQNDTHLVSNYSFGDAEALTDEIEEAHQTVEEVSRIKDILHNSEDESDSVLYDSLRRLQLMALSVDILKATEIGKAVNGLRKHGSSQIRHLARTLIEVWKELVDEWVNATKAVAGEEEGTPVSVNPSVLDEEEGLPSPPLDDGVFFATQPTSMELSQFFDGMDDDGNPRNGGEFIKNRENGRRPLAKNQNIMKRKQQTPNEGNGLTKENKSHLIKRQEAVVKANKPSNVASGPGRPQKVSTEQKAVSESKLMQRSDKVTIQKKPPSAKQDKFNSDEVAVQRKLEATKRKLQESYQQAKNAKKQRTIQVMELHDIPKQGLGHKNQPMRAGLHNRHRVQGRR; translated from the exons ATGAAATCGGCGTCGCTTGATCACTGGAGGGACTATTTCCGGTCGGCGAACGCCGGTATTTTTGACATCATCGACCACGCATTCATGGTGGCCGCCGCCGATTGTCCGAAGGAGTTTCGGCTTCGGAGGGATCGAATTGCGGAGAAACTGTTTTGTTGCAGATTCAACCGGTGCTCCGATCAGGTCGAGTCACCTGTTACGGGACGACCCGTTTCTGCTATCTCTGATGATGGCGGtgatgatgaggaagatgaaAGAGTGTGTAAGAGAGGGTTCCAGAGAGAGTTTGGGGAGGGAGGGAGCAAGGAAAGTAAAGTGAATAGCACAAGTATAGATGATCAAGACAACGAAGAGATGCAGAATGACACTCACTTGGTTAGCAACTACAGCTTTGGAGATGCTGAGGCTTTGACTGATGAGATTGAAGAGGCACATCAGACCGTTGAAGAAGTCTCGAGGATCAAGGACATTCTACATAACAGTGAAGATGAG TCTGATTCAGTGTTGTATGATTCATTAAGGCGGCTTCAGTTGATGGCTTTGTCTGTGGACATTCTTAAG GCAACTGAGATAGGAAAGGCTGTTAATGGTCTAAGAAAGCATGGATCAAGTCAGATTCGCCATCTTGCTCGGACTCTTATCGA AGTATGGAAAGAATTGGTGGACGAGTGGGTTAATGCCACAAAAGCTGTTGCAGGAG AAGAGGAAGGTACTCCAGTTTCCGTGAATCCATCAGTtcttgatgaagaagaagggctTCCTTCTCCTCCTTTAGATGACGGAGTTTTCTTTGCTACCCAACCTACTTCAATGGAGCTTTCACAG TTTTTTGATGGGATGGATGATGATGGAA ATCCTCGGAACGGTGGGGAATTCATCAAGAATCGCGAAAATGGAAGAAGACCCTTAGCGAAGAACCAAAATATCATGAAGAGGAAACAGCAAACTCCAAATGAGGGGAATGGACTTACCAAGGAGAACAAAAGCCATCTAATTAAGAGACAAGAAGCTGTTGTGAAAGCCAATAAACCCTCAAATGTGGCTTCTGGCCCAGGGAGACCCCAAAAAGTAAGTACGGAACAAAAGGCCGTTAGTGAATCAAAGCTTATGCAAAGATCGGATAAGGTTACTATACAAAAAAAGCCTCCAAGTGCCAAGCAGGAC AAATTCAATTCAGATGAAGTCGCAGTTCAAAGGAAGCTCGAAGCCACAAAAAGAAAACTCCAGGAAAGTTATCAACAAGCTAAGAATG CCAAGAAGCAGAGGACGATCCAGGTCATGGAGTTGCATGATATCCCTAAGCAGGGTCTTGGCCATAAAAATCAACCTATGCGGGCAGGTCTCCATAACCGGCATCGGGTACAGGGACGGCGGTAG